One stretch of Streptomyces sp. 135 DNA includes these proteins:
- a CDS encoding ABC transporter permease encodes MSRLRPRAPGRPRTPLALALPALVAVAFLLMPLIGILVRTEWGELAGHLSAPGVTEALKLSMLVSFWALGFSLLLGVPLAWLLARVDFPGKAFVRSLVLLPMVLPPTVGGVALLLGFGRRGLLGPWLENTFGIVLPFHTSGAVVAATFVSMPFLVISLEGALGGLRPGFEETAASLGASPVRVFFTVTLPMVAPGLVAGAALTWARALGEFGATITFAGNLPGTTQTLPLQVYLLLQDSPEAATSLSLLLLAIAMAVLIGLRGRWSAGATMRTADPAAAPAAAPGNDPVAEDGPEPLVEAAGPQEKWGLHADVTGANQQTLDAEPGTTIAVVGPNGAGKTTLLRALLGLTPRAHARLRLGERDVTALPPHRRGVAWVPQEGALFPHLSALGNTAYGLRAQGVRRARARHEAQAWLDRLGVGHLAHRRPAQLSGGQAQRVALARALAARPRLLLLDEPLAALDQTTRAHVRHTLRRHLDGFGGVCLVVTHDPVEAVSLADRVLVLDDGRTLQDAPPAEVTRHPRSPWVARMLGRNAWPCTAAADGTLVLAGEGRLVVADPPAEGTRALAVIAPEAVSVHRGRPEGSPRNVWRGTVREITAAGSRLRVLIVSGQAPDLVAEITPQAAAELGLVDGAEVWTSVKATEVTVVAL; translated from the coding sequence ATGAGCCGCCTCCGTCCCCGCGCGCCGGGGCGTCCCCGGACGCCCCTCGCCCTCGCGCTGCCCGCGCTCGTGGCGGTCGCGTTCCTGTTGATGCCGCTCATCGGCATCCTCGTCCGCACCGAGTGGGGCGAGCTGGCCGGCCACCTCTCCGCGCCCGGCGTCACCGAGGCCCTGAAGCTGTCGATGCTGGTGTCCTTCTGGGCGCTCGGGTTCTCCCTGCTGCTCGGGGTGCCGCTGGCCTGGCTGCTCGCGCGCGTGGACTTCCCCGGGAAGGCCTTCGTACGGTCCCTCGTGCTGCTCCCGATGGTGCTGCCACCGACCGTCGGCGGCGTCGCGCTGCTGCTCGGCTTCGGGCGGCGCGGGCTGCTCGGGCCGTGGCTGGAGAACACGTTCGGGATCGTGCTGCCGTTCCACACCTCCGGCGCGGTGGTCGCGGCGACGTTCGTGTCGATGCCGTTCCTCGTGATCAGCCTGGAGGGCGCGCTCGGCGGGCTGCGGCCCGGCTTCGAGGAGACGGCGGCCTCCCTGGGGGCCTCTCCCGTACGGGTGTTCTTCACCGTCACGCTGCCGATGGTCGCCCCCGGGCTGGTCGCCGGGGCCGCGCTGACCTGGGCGCGGGCGCTCGGCGAGTTCGGCGCGACCATCACCTTCGCGGGCAACCTCCCCGGCACCACGCAGACCCTGCCGCTCCAGGTGTACCTGCTGCTCCAGGACTCCCCGGAGGCCGCGACCTCCCTGTCGCTGCTGCTGCTCGCCATCGCCATGGCCGTGCTGATCGGGCTGCGGGGGCGATGGTCGGCCGGAGCGACCATGAGGACCGCCGATCCGGCCGCCGCACCGGCCGCCGCACCGGGGAACGACCCGGTGGCGGAGGACGGGCCCGAGCCGCTCGTCGAAGCCGCGGGACCGCAGGAGAAATGGGGTCTGCACGCCGACGTCACCGGCGCCAACCAGCAGACCCTCGACGCGGAACCCGGCACCACCATCGCCGTCGTCGGGCCCAACGGCGCGGGCAAGACCACCCTGCTGCGCGCCCTCCTCGGCCTGACGCCCCGCGCCCACGCCCGGCTGCGGCTCGGCGAGCGCGACGTCACCGCGCTGCCGCCGCACCGCCGGGGAGTCGCCTGGGTGCCCCAGGAAGGCGCGCTCTTCCCGCATCTGAGCGCGCTCGGCAACACCGCCTACGGGCTGCGCGCACAGGGCGTGCGGCGCGCGCGGGCCCGCCATGAGGCGCAGGCCTGGCTGGACCGGCTCGGCGTCGGCCACCTCGCGCACCGCAGGCCCGCGCAGCTGTCCGGCGGGCAGGCCCAGCGGGTCGCCCTCGCGCGGGCGCTCGCCGCCCGGCCCCGGCTGCTGCTCCTGGACGAACCGCTCGCCGCCCTCGACCAGACCACCCGCGCCCACGTCCGGCACACCCTGCGGCGTCACCTCGACGGCTTCGGCGGGGTCTGCCTCGTCGTCACACACGACCCCGTCGAGGCGGTGTCGCTGGCCGACCGGGTCCTCGTACTCGACGACGGGCGTACGTTGCAGGACGCGCCGCCCGCCGAAGTCACCCGGCACCCGCGCTCGCCCTGGGTGGCGCGGATGCTCGGCCGCAACGCCTGGCCGTGCACGGCCGCCGCGGACGGCACGCTCGTGCTGGCGGGGGAGGGGCGGCTGGTCGTCGCCGACCCGCCGGCCGAGGGCACGCGGGCGCTCGCCGTCATCGCGCCGGAGGCCGTCTCCGTGCACCGCGGCCGGCCCGAGGGGAGCCCGCGCAACGTATGGCGCGGGACGGTGCGGGAGATCACGGCCGCCGGGAGCAGGCTGCGGGTCCTGATCGTCTCGGGGCAGGCGCCCGACCTGGTCGCCGAGATCACCCCGCAGGCGGCGGCCGAACTGGGGCTCGTGGACGGCGCCGAGGTGTGGACCAGCGTGAAGGCCACGGAGGTGACGGTGGTCGCGCTCTGA
- a CDS encoding IS5 family transposase (programmed frameshift), producing the protein MRRHELSDAEWEFVRPLLPESLRGRKRLDDRRVLNGIVWKFRTGTAWRDVPERYGPWTTLHKRFRRWAAGGTFDRMLRAAQAKADAAGDIEWLVSVDSTVVRAHQHAAGAKRGLCDPALGRSRGGLTSKIHLACDGRGRPLGFVVTGGNINDCTRFTAVMEAVRVPRIGPGRPRTRPDHVLGDKGYSSKVIRTWLRRKGIPHTIPERADQVGNRARRGSRGGRPPGFDREVYKHRNVVERCFNRLKQWRGIATRYDKTARSYEAAVTLASLLMWA; encoded by the exons ATACGTCGTCATGAACTGTCCGATGCTGAGTGGGAGTTCGTCCGGCCGCTGCTGCCCGAGTCGTTGCGGGGGCGTAAGCGGCTGGATGACCGCAGGGTCCTGAACGGGATCGTGTGGAAGTTCCGGACCGGGACGGCCTGGCGGGACGTGCCCGAGCGTTACGGGCCGTGGACCACGCTGCATAAGCGTTTTCGCAGGTGGGCGGCGGGCGGGACGTTCGACCGGATGCTGCGGGCTGCGCAGGCGAAGGCGGACGCGGCGGGCGACATCGAGTGGCTGGTGTCGGTCGATTCCACGGTCGTCCGGGCCCACCAGCATGCGGCCGGAGCT AAAAGGGGGCTCTGCGACCCGGCCCTTGGCCGTTCCCGAGGCGGGCTGACCAGCAAGATTCACCTGGCCTGTGACGGCAGGGGCCGTCCGCTCGGCTTCGTCGTCACCGGTGGCAACATCAACGACTGCACCCGGTTCACCGCCGTGATGGAAGCGGTCCGGGTGCCCCGGATCGGACCGGGGCGGCCCCGCACCCGGCCCGATCACGTCCTGGGCGACAAGGGCTACAGCTCGAAGGTGATCCGCACCTGGCTCCGCCGCAAGGGCATACCGCACACGATTCCCGAGCGGGCCGACCAGGTCGGCAACCGGGCCCGGCGAGGCAGCCGTGGAGGCCGCCCGCCGGGCTTCGACCGTGAGGTCTACAAGCACCGCAACGTCGTGGAACGGTGCTTCAACCGCCTCAAGCAGTGGCGCGGTATCGCCACCCGCTACGACAAGACCGCCCGGTCCTACGAAGCAGCCGTCACCTTGGCATCGCTCCTGATGTGGGCGTGA
- a CDS encoding helix-turn-helix transcriptional regulator has protein sequence MQSYTIGQAARLLGVSPDTARRWADAGRVATHRDEGGRRLIDGRDLAAFSIEVAQGGGAAEDDVPYTSARNAFPGIVTAVKLGDVAAQVEIQAGPHRLVSLLTREAVEELGLEVGVQATARVKSTSVHIDRV, from the coding sequence ATGCAGTCCTACACGATCGGGCAGGCCGCGCGTCTGCTCGGGGTCAGTCCCGACACCGCCCGCCGCTGGGCGGACGCCGGCCGGGTCGCCACGCACCGCGACGAAGGCGGGCGGCGGCTCATCGACGGCCGTGACCTGGCCGCCTTCTCCATCGAGGTCGCGCAGGGCGGTGGCGCGGCCGAGGACGACGTCCCGTACACCTCCGCCCGCAACGCCTTCCCCGGCATCGTCACCGCCGTGAAGCTCGGTGACGTCGCCGCCCAGGTGGAGATCCAGGCGGGCCCGCACCGCCTGGTCTCCCTGCTGACCCGTGAGGCGGTGGAGGAACTCGGCCTGGAGGTCGGGGTACAGGCCACCGCCCGGGTCAAGTCCACCAGCGTGCACATCGACCGTGTCTGA
- the modA gene encoding molybdate ABC transporter substrate-binding protein: MSPCHPKFPAVRRAAAAAATVALLVPLAAACGDDDDSAGKKGGGADGEHVRLTVLAASSLTDVFATAEKAYEKEHPGTDLTISAAGSQELAAQVKQGSPADVLVTADTKTMDGLKAETGAPTVIAKNRLVIATREGNPDRIKGLKDLADRGLKVVLADDTVPVGRYSKEVLDRQGVEVKPVSKEANVRSVQSKVELGEADAGIVYRTDAATAPGKIDAVEIPDAQNAVASYPAATLKSSENDAAAAAFVKWLSGPEAQKILRDAGFQKP; this comes from the coding sequence ATGTCCCCGTGCCACCCGAAGTTCCCCGCCGTCCGCCGTGCCGCCGCCGCTGCCGCGACCGTCGCGCTGCTCGTTCCGCTCGCCGCCGCCTGCGGTGATGACGACGACAGTGCGGGCAAGAAGGGCGGGGGGGCCGACGGCGAGCACGTCCGTCTCACCGTCCTCGCCGCCTCCTCCCTCACCGATGTCTTCGCCACCGCCGAGAAGGCGTACGAGAAGGAGCACCCGGGCACGGACCTCACCATCTCCGCGGCCGGTTCGCAGGAGCTCGCCGCGCAGGTCAAGCAGGGCTCGCCCGCCGATGTGCTGGTCACGGCCGACACCAAGACCATGGACGGGCTCAAGGCGGAGACCGGCGCGCCCACCGTGATCGCCAAGAACCGGCTCGTGATCGCCACGCGTGAGGGCAACCCGGACCGGATCAAGGGGCTGAAGGACCTCGCGGACCGCGGGCTTAAGGTCGTACTCGCGGACGACACCGTGCCGGTCGGGCGCTACAGCAAGGAGGTCCTTGACCGGCAGGGCGTCGAGGTGAAGCCCGTGTCGAAGGAGGCCAACGTCCGCTCCGTGCAGAGCAAGGTCGAACTCGGCGAGGCCGACGCCGGGATCGTCTACCGGACGGACGCGGCCACCGCGCCCGGCAAGATCGACGCCGTCGAGATCCCGGACGCGCAGAACGCCGTGGCGTCCTACCCCGCCGCGACCCTCAAGAGCTCCGAGAACGACGCTGCCGCCGCCGCGTTCGTGAAGTGGCTCAGCGGCCCCGAGGCACAGAAGATCCTGCGGGACGCGGGCTTCCAGAAGCCGTAG
- a CDS encoding YihY/virulence factor BrkB family protein — protein sequence MALFGKHKRDNEHEREHEHDHDDHHDRSHAPRSEHGPAPEVEEAAPDEPTDLPARSWWSVLRRTGQEFMDDDLPDRAAALTYYGVLSLFPALLVLVSVLGVIGKKATDSVLNNLDKLAPGPVRDLLSDAVRQLEGSGGTSGVVAIAGLVLAMWSASGYVGAFIRASNAVYDLPEGRPVWKLTPLRIALTVALMILLAISALLVVFTGPLAERAGDAVGVGDAAVTAWSIAKWPVLLIIVIMMIALLFWRAPNVRGPGFRWLSPGSVLAVLLWLLASGGFALYVANFASYNKTYGALAGVVIFLVWLWLSNLAILLGLEFDAELARQRAISGGMPAEEEPYVEPRDTRTWPRRRDSRPDPAP from the coding sequence ATGGCACTCTTCGGCAAGCACAAGCGCGACAACGAACACGAGCGCGAGCACGAGCACGACCACGACGACCACCACGACAGGTCCCACGCCCCCAGGAGCGAGCACGGCCCGGCCCCCGAGGTGGAGGAGGCGGCCCCCGACGAACCCACCGACCTGCCCGCCCGCTCCTGGTGGTCGGTGCTGCGCCGCACCGGCCAGGAGTTCATGGACGACGACCTGCCGGACCGGGCCGCCGCCCTGACCTACTACGGCGTCCTGTCGCTCTTCCCCGCGCTGCTCGTCCTGGTCTCGGTCCTCGGCGTGATCGGGAAGAAGGCCACCGACTCCGTGCTGAACAACCTGGACAAGCTGGCCCCGGGCCCGGTGCGCGACCTGTTGAGCGACGCCGTACGCCAGTTGGAGGGCAGCGGCGGCACCAGCGGCGTGGTGGCGATCGCGGGCCTGGTCCTCGCCATGTGGTCCGCGTCCGGTTACGTGGGGGCCTTCATCCGCGCCTCCAACGCCGTCTACGACCTGCCCGAGGGCCGCCCGGTGTGGAAGCTGACACCGCTGCGGATCGCGCTGACCGTGGCCCTGATGATCCTGCTCGCCATCAGCGCGCTGCTCGTGGTCTTCACGGGACCGCTCGCCGAGCGCGCGGGTGACGCCGTCGGCGTGGGCGACGCGGCGGTCACCGCCTGGTCCATCGCGAAGTGGCCGGTGCTGCTGATCATCGTCATCATGATGATCGCCCTGCTGTTCTGGCGTGCCCCCAACGTCCGCGGCCCCGGCTTCCGCTGGCTGAGCCCCGGCAGCGTGCTCGCCGTACTCCTGTGGTTGCTGGCCTCCGGCGGCTTCGCGCTCTACGTCGCGAATTTCGCCTCGTACAACAAGACGTACGGCGCCCTGGCCGGTGTCGTCATCTTCCTGGTCTGGCTGTGGCTGTCGAACCTCGCCATCCTGCTCGGCCTGGAATTCGACGCCGAACTGGCCCGCCAGCGCGCGATCAGCGGCGGCATGCCCGCCGAGGAGGAGCCGTACGTGGAACCCCGCGACACCCGCACCTGGCCCCGCCGCCGCGACTCCCGCCCCGACCCGGCACCCTGA
- a CDS encoding TetR family transcriptional regulator, giving the protein MAVRVMRSEGLGKVTMRRLAQELDTGPASLYV; this is encoded by the coding sequence GTGGCGGTGCGGGTCATGCGGTCCGAGGGGCTGGGGAAAGTGACCATGCGGCGCCTGGCCCAGGAGCTGGACACCGGCCCGGCCTCGCTCTACGTCTAG
- a CDS encoding low temperature requirement protein A produces the protein MSTSMSGSSGSGSESEGGERHASWLELFFDLIVVAGVGQLAHLLHTGPSWTSLGQYAVLFLAFWFAWVMPTMYGNVAGEGTRVVTVVAAMFGMAVMAAAVPGVHDSDGKARAFALGYIVVRLIASRVWSGRRQVVADLPIIQLGAGLTPWVVSLWAHGEARLWLWAAGLLIDIAVMVRVSREALQAEVDQKWAHAEERAEHWLRREERRSVALPPEEAHARVDRVRSRLRRKPQVVAADTEHLSERLGLFVLIVLGEGLVQSASAASEEPWGGAMRAVGIGVFVVLVLVWSLALRTGAYGLPLLAPRALPVRLVLLLHCLFAGAVAALSAALGRAVEQAGDAMPQPGRLLLAGVLALSLAMTLVCALVSGWGVGWALGAVGPALVVVGVLAAAPGTWVPEGFGTVVSVALAVLALAWPVAWRAYQPGTTATKEPARGAGSAGFSG, from the coding sequence ATGTCTACTTCGATGAGTGGCTCTTCCGGCTCTGGTTCCGAGTCGGAGGGAGGTGAGCGGCATGCCTCGTGGCTGGAGTTGTTCTTCGACCTGATCGTGGTCGCGGGGGTGGGGCAACTGGCGCATCTGCTGCACACGGGGCCGAGCTGGACGTCGCTGGGCCAGTACGCGGTGCTGTTCCTCGCCTTCTGGTTTGCCTGGGTGATGCCGACCATGTACGGGAACGTGGCGGGGGAGGGGACGCGCGTCGTGACGGTCGTCGCGGCGATGTTCGGGATGGCGGTGATGGCGGCTGCCGTGCCGGGAGTTCATGATTCCGACGGGAAGGCACGCGCCTTCGCCCTCGGCTACATCGTGGTGCGGCTTATCGCGTCTCGGGTGTGGAGCGGACGCAGGCAGGTAGTTGCGGATCTGCCGATCATCCAGCTGGGGGCCGGTCTCACGCCGTGGGTGGTGTCATTGTGGGCGCACGGGGAAGCCCGCTTGTGGCTGTGGGCGGCGGGGCTACTGATCGACATAGCAGTCATGGTGCGCGTCAGCCGTGAGGCGCTCCAGGCGGAGGTCGACCAGAAGTGGGCGCACGCGGAGGAGCGGGCGGAGCACTGGCTGCGGCGCGAGGAACGGCGCAGCGTTGCCCTGCCGCCTGAGGAGGCCCATGCGCGGGTCGACCGTGTGCGGAGCAGGTTGCGGAGGAAGCCGCAGGTCGTGGCTGCCGACACCGAGCACCTGTCGGAGCGGCTGGGGCTCTTCGTGCTGATCGTGCTGGGTGAGGGGCTGGTGCAGTCGGCGTCCGCGGCGAGCGAGGAGCCGTGGGGCGGCGCGATGCGTGCGGTCGGTATCGGGGTGTTCGTGGTCCTGGTGCTCGTCTGGTCGCTGGCGTTGCGCACCGGTGCGTACGGGTTGCCGCTGCTGGCGCCGCGAGCGTTGCCGGTGCGGCTGGTGCTGCTGCTGCACTGCTTGTTCGCCGGGGCGGTGGCGGCGCTATCGGCGGCGCTGGGCCGAGCGGTGGAGCAGGCCGGTGACGCGATGCCGCAGCCCGGCCGGCTGCTGCTGGCTGGCGTGCTGGCGCTGAGCCTTGCCATGACGCTAGTGTGCGCGCTGGTGTCCGGTTGGGGCGTGGGCTGGGCCTTGGGGGCAGTCGGGCCGGCGCTGGTGGTCGTGGGCGTCCTGGCGGCGGCCCCGGGGACGTGGGTCCCCGAGGGGTTCGGCACTGTGGTGTCGGTGGCACTGGCGGTGCTCGCCCTTGCCTGGCCGGTGGCCTGGCGGGCGTACCAGCCCGGTACTACCGCGACGAAAGAGCCCGCTCGGGGCGCCGGCTCGGCGGGGTTTTCGGGGTGA
- a CDS encoding transposase: MAPGRARAMRVNHEYGRGGALAYMAVYDVHRAKVFGRCEPKTGIVPFMALVTQVMTTEPYASAKRVFWIVDNGSSHRGQKAIDRLTTAFPNAVMVHTPVHASWTNQIEIFFSIVQRKIAQPNDFTDLTQVRDRLRAFEHRYNATAQPFQWKFTTSDLDDLLARLDRHTLTDRREESSVALAA, from the coding sequence CTGGCCCCGGGCCGGGCCCGGGCGATGCGCGTCAACCATGAGTACGGCCGCGGCGGCGCGCTGGCTTACATGGCCGTCTACGACGTACACCGCGCGAAGGTCTTCGGCCGCTGCGAGCCGAAGACCGGCATCGTTCCCTTCATGGCCCTGGTCACCCAGGTCATGACCACCGAGCCCTACGCGAGCGCGAAACGCGTCTTCTGGATCGTCGACAACGGCTCCTCCCACCGAGGGCAGAAGGCCATCGACCGTCTGACCACAGCGTTTCCGAACGCGGTCATGGTCCACACCCCTGTACACGCCTCCTGGACAAACCAGATCGAGATCTTCTTCTCGATCGTCCAGCGCAAGATCGCCCAACCCAACGACTTCACGGACCTGACCCAGGTCCGGGACCGGCTCCGAGCCTTCGAACACCGCTACAACGCCACGGCACAGCCGTTCCAGTGGAAGTTCACCACCTCCGACCTGGACGATCTGCTGGCCCGGCTCGACCGACACACACTCACCGACCGACGAGAAGAATCCTCCGTCGCCCTGGCGGCCTGA
- a CDS encoding FG-GAP-like repeat-containing protein, with amino-acid sequence MWAVRRGPAAALVLVLACGMAVVGVASPAAATAKATGSHTDAGADAWTTTWASPMDSLASQPNGAWTGEGSDPDLVPEAAGATHVKVTGQQTVRMPVHASIGGGRARIRLDNRTNTVAVHLGHATIAPQSSGAQAATAPVTLTFGGKQDVTLAAGQELASDPVDFPVRADQTLLVSLYLPDPVTYLPYHHYTLTTLYSSGTTEGAIDGTDRAGDTDATHFTQRSSGTGYAPRVLLSGLEVTPSSGGGTVVALGDSQTDGGHTAADVNARWLDVYGRALQTSAHPMGVANEGISGNRVLTDNTASQLSMLHRFQHDVLDVPGVQQVLFYGGINDITKCTSSSTEAPCPGLEAQLEAAVTTMAAKAHAAGLTFTVATLPAFANHTSTNKYWDPSGWREKVRLKFNAFLRTTSVADAVADFDTASYDPATPTAHTPDTATGLLPAGQDRVYSRYVDHSDWLHLNDDGNWAVAQSLPATAQTTRHDPAKSTAATYTQTSSADINGDGIGDILAVDENTHALYYWPGMADSNTSSNTSDADYAEDVPRGDGTFGGKQKITTGWGFTQTSTADLNGDGVQDILAVDADHVLWWWPGTGTLPTRNTNNTVVFSSAFTAKQEITGNWRFTQTSTADLNGDGVQDILAVDADHVLWWWPGTGTLPARNTNNTVVFSSAFTAKQEITGNWRFTQTSTADLNGDGVQDILAVDADHVLWWWPGTGTLPARNTNNTVVFSSAFSTKRQLATDWSSTQTTLGPLRGTTPQGQRLLARDANGNLNQWTPLPATGQNTPGPQRRITPHW; translated from the coding sequence GTGTGGGCGGTGCGGCGGGGGCCGGCCGCAGCCCTGGTCCTGGTCCTGGCCTGCGGGATGGCGGTGGTCGGTGTGGCATCGCCGGCGGCGGCCACGGCGAAGGCCACGGGGTCGCACACGGACGCGGGCGCGGACGCGTGGACCACGACCTGGGCCTCTCCCATGGACAGCCTCGCTTCCCAGCCCAACGGCGCGTGGACCGGTGAGGGGAGCGATCCCGACCTGGTTCCTGAGGCTGCCGGAGCTACGCATGTGAAGGTCACGGGGCAGCAGACGGTGCGGATGCCGGTGCATGCGAGTATCGGCGGGGGCCGGGCCCGGATCCGGCTGGACAACCGGACCAACACCGTGGCGGTGCACCTCGGGCATGCCACGATCGCCCCGCAGTCCTCGGGGGCCCAGGCAGCTACGGCGCCGGTAACGCTCACCTTCGGCGGAAAACAGGACGTCACCCTGGCGGCGGGGCAGGAACTGGCCAGTGATCCGGTGGACTTCCCCGTACGGGCGGACCAGACCCTACTGGTGAGCCTGTACCTGCCCGACCCGGTCACCTACCTGCCCTACCACCACTACACCCTCACCACCCTCTACAGCAGTGGCACGACGGAGGGAGCCATCGACGGTACCGACCGGGCTGGGGACACCGACGCCACGCATTTCACCCAGCGGAGCAGTGGCACCGGCTACGCGCCGCGGGTGTTGTTGTCGGGGCTGGAGGTGACGCCGTCGTCGGGCGGGGGCACGGTGGTGGCGCTCGGGGACTCGCAGACCGATGGCGGGCACACCGCGGCGGACGTGAATGCCCGGTGGCTGGATGTGTACGGGCGGGCCCTGCAAACGTCCGCACACCCGATGGGGGTAGCGAACGAGGGAATCTCCGGCAACCGGGTCCTCACCGACAACACAGCGTCCCAGCTGTCGATGCTGCACCGCTTCCAGCACGATGTGCTGGACGTGCCCGGCGTCCAGCAGGTGCTCTTCTACGGCGGCATCAACGACATCACCAAGTGCACCAGCAGCAGCACCGAGGCCCCCTGCCCCGGCCTGGAAGCACAGCTGGAAGCAGCGGTCACCACGATGGCGGCCAAGGCGCACGCGGCGGGACTGACGTTCACGGTGGCGACCCTGCCGGCCTTCGCCAACCACACCTCCACCAACAAGTACTGGGATCCCAGCGGCTGGCGAGAGAAGGTACGCCTGAAGTTCAACGCGTTCCTGCGCACCACGAGTGTCGCGGACGCGGTGGCCGACTTCGACACCGCCTCGTACGACCCCGCCACCCCCACCGCCCACACCCCCGACACGGCCACGGGGCTCCTGCCTGCCGGGCAGGACCGTGTCTACTCCCGTTACGTCGACCACAGTGACTGGTTGCACCTGAACGACGACGGCAACTGGGCCGTGGCCCAGAGTCTGCCCGCCACCGCCCAGACCACCCGGCACGACCCGGCCAAGAGCACTGCGGCCACCTACACCCAGACCAGCAGCGCCGACATCAACGGGGACGGCATCGGCGACATCCTGGCCGTCGACGAGAACACCCACGCCCTGTACTACTGGCCCGGGATGGCCGACTCCAACACCAGCAGCAACACGAGCGACGCCGACTACGCGGAGGATGTCCCCAGGGGGGATGGCACCTTCGGCGGCAAACAGAAAATCACCACCGGCTGGGGGTTCACGCAGACCAGTACGGCCGACCTTAACGGTGACGGTGTCCAGGACATTCTTGCTGTTGATGCTGACCATGTCCTGTGGTGGTGGCCCGGCACCGGCACCCTCCCCACCCGCAACACGAACAACACGGTCGTCTTCTCCAGCGCGTTCACTGCCAAGCAGGAGATCACCGGGAACTGGAGGTTCACGCAGACCAGTACGGCCGACCTTAACGGTGACGGTGTCCAGGACATTCTTGCTGTTGATGCTGACCATGTCCTGTGGTGGTGGCCCGGCACCGGCACCCTCCCCGCCCGCAACACGAACAACACGGTCGTCTTCTCCAGCGCGTTCACTGCCAAGCAGGAGATCACCGGGAACTGGAGGTTCACGCAGACCAGTACGGCCGACCTTAACGGTGACGGTGTCCAGGACATTCTTGCTGTTGATGCTGACCATGTCCTGTGGTGGTGGCCCGGCACCGGCACCCTCCCCGCCCGCAACACGAACAACACAGTCGTCTTCTCCAGCGCGTTCAGCACGAAACGGCAGCTCGCCACCGACTGGAGTTCCACCCAGACCACCCTCGGCCCCCTGCGTGGCACCACCCCCCAGGGACAACGCCTTCTGGCCCGCGACGCAAACGGCAACCTCAACCAGTGGACCCCCCTCCCCGCCACCGGCCAGAACACCCCCGGCCCCCAACGCCGCATCACCCCCCACTGGTAA